From Myxococcus stipitatus, one genomic window encodes:
- a CDS encoding HNH endonuclease, whose amino-acid sequence METLVLSQAYEPVARIPWQRAVMLIFQGKVEVVEEYEDRFVRSVTVEIRMPSVIRFVRGLRKGPKGVKFSRENVYLRDNCRCQYCGLKVSRAEATYDHVVPRAQGGRTCWENIVISCVPCNQKKGNRTPQVARMELRSTPVKPKKLSNTLRLTFMFEKGMPMTWAKFMNDVAYWHVELEE is encoded by the coding sequence ATGGAGACGCTGGTCCTCAGTCAAGCCTACGAACCCGTCGCGCGGATTCCCTGGCAGCGCGCGGTGATGCTCATCTTCCAGGGCAAGGTGGAAGTGGTCGAGGAGTACGAGGACCGCTTCGTGCGCTCGGTGACGGTGGAGATCCGCATGCCGTCCGTCATCCGCTTCGTGCGCGGGCTGCGCAAGGGCCCCAAGGGCGTGAAGTTCAGCCGGGAGAACGTGTACCTGCGCGACAACTGCCGCTGTCAGTACTGCGGCCTGAAGGTGTCGCGCGCCGAGGCGACGTACGACCACGTCGTGCCCCGGGCCCAGGGTGGCCGGACGTGCTGGGAGAACATCGTCATCTCCTGCGTGCCCTGCAACCAGAAGAAGGGCAACCGCACGCCCCAGGTCGCGCGCATGGAGCTGCGCTCCACGCCGGTGAAGCCCAAGAAGCTCTCGAACACGCTGCGGCTGACGTTCATGTTCGAGAAGGGCATGCCCATGACGTGGGCCAAGTTCATGAACGACGTGGCGTACTGGCACGTCGAGTTGGAGGAGTGA
- a CDS encoding ISL3 family transposase: METLYPLPGCRVGRVPSGSSEALVLGVRMEGTGARCPSCQTPSTSVHGSDVRRPADLPAAGQAVQLELRVRRFICRNPECSRRTFAERPMWLLSYRARRTRRLAAAQRAVAITAGAETEARLLKPLAMPTSPDTLRRLIRSARLPPPSPARVLGIDDWALRKGRTYGSILVDLDAHRVRDVLPDRSTPTVSAWLRHHPGVEVIARDRSTEYARAAVLGAPEAQQVADRWHLLLNGRQMMERWMTGAHPRLRALPAVSNGDAPPARRHTRFSRTHAEARAREESRSQRVAAYEAVRRHLAGEPLLRISRTLGLARGTVRKYAAAEAFPERAARVPGPSILDPYLKYLTRRHAAGCENACSLWREIRAQGFRGTSWQVHRWLQMRRTVPPRSGARSYPGGNWWSEGMPPDALASPKQLAWLCVKRPAERTSTEAATLARIEQDEEASRVVALTRRFCELVRSRGVSRSARPTRSCRPFEAWLGKARGCGVRAVETFAEGLEQDGDAVRAALTSPWSNAQAEGQITKLELLKRQMYGRASFDLLRRRVLLTV; this comes from the coding sequence ATGGAAACGCTGTACCCACTTCCTGGATGTCGGGTGGGCCGGGTGCCCTCCGGTAGCTCGGAGGCGCTCGTGCTCGGGGTGCGCATGGAGGGCACGGGAGCGCGATGTCCCTCCTGCCAGACGCCAAGTACCTCGGTGCATGGCAGCGATGTCCGACGCCCGGCGGACCTGCCCGCCGCAGGGCAGGCCGTGCAACTCGAACTCCGCGTGCGGCGCTTCATCTGCCGAAACCCGGAATGCTCTCGCCGTACGTTCGCTGAGCGGCCGATGTGGCTGCTGTCCTACCGGGCTCGGCGGACACGGAGGCTGGCCGCCGCGCAGCGCGCCGTTGCAATCACAGCGGGAGCAGAGACTGAAGCCAGGCTGCTCAAGCCCCTGGCCATGCCCACCAGTCCCGACACCCTCCGGCGGCTGATTCGCAGCGCTCGGCTGCCTCCTCCCAGCCCTGCTCGCGTCCTGGGCATCGACGACTGGGCGTTGCGGAAGGGACGCACCTACGGCTCCATCCTCGTCGACTTGGACGCGCACCGCGTCCGAGACGTGTTGCCAGACCGCTCGACTCCCACGGTGAGCGCCTGGCTGCGCCATCATCCTGGCGTGGAAGTCATCGCCAGAGACCGCTCGACAGAGTACGCACGCGCGGCGGTGCTGGGCGCTCCGGAGGCCCAGCAGGTGGCTGACCGCTGGCACTTGCTGCTCAATGGACGGCAGATGATGGAACGCTGGATGACCGGCGCTCACCCCCGCCTTCGAGCGCTGCCTGCCGTGTCGAATGGGGACGCTCCGCCAGCACGCCGTCACACCCGCTTCTCGCGAACTCACGCCGAAGCTCGCGCTCGAGAGGAGAGCCGCTCCCAGCGTGTCGCTGCCTACGAGGCCGTCCGGCGTCACCTGGCGGGGGAACCCCTGCTGAGAATCAGTCGCACGCTGGGGCTGGCCCGAGGGACGGTGCGCAAATATGCCGCCGCGGAAGCCTTCCCCGAGCGCGCGGCACGCGTGCCCGGACCGAGCATTCTCGACCCTTATCTGAAATACCTGACGCGGCGACACGCTGCGGGTTGTGAGAACGCCTGTAGCCTCTGGCGCGAAATTCGCGCCCAAGGTTTTCGTGGCACCTCGTGGCAGGTCCACCGTTGGCTCCAGATGCGACGGACCGTTCCGCCTCGCTCAGGGGCGCGCAGCTACCCCGGCGGCAACTGGTGGTCGGAGGGCATGCCTCCCGACGCGCTCGCCTCGCCGAAGCAATTGGCATGGCTGTGCGTGAAGAGACCCGCCGAGCGGACCTCCACGGAGGCCGCGACGTTGGCGCGCATCGAGCAGGACGAGGAAGCCTCGCGTGTCGTCGCATTGACTCGGCGCTTCTGTGAACTCGTGCGCTCGCGGGGCGTCTCACGAAGCGCAAGGCCAACGAGGTCCTGTAGACCCTTCGAGGCGTGGCTGGGCAAGGCTCGCGGGTGCGGTGTGCGCGCAGTGGAGACCTTTGCGGAGGGACTCGAACAGGACGGCGATGCCGTCCGGGCCGCACTGACCTCTCCCTGGAGTAACGCCCAGGCCGAGGGGCAAATCACGAAGCTCGAACTCCTCAAACGTCAGATGTACGGCCGCGCCAGCTTCGACCTGCTGCGTCGTCGCGTGCTGCTCACCGTTTGA
- a CDS encoding cytochrome C, with protein sequence MKHIQMGLRVAAGVALISIAGGIAAGCGDDASDAPSDQQTQTPVGTEDQDRIDKGVAMSPVQLNLTGLDRNLVGLGSYIVNAQSACNDCHTNPPFSTGSDPFQGQFGQINSANFLAGGMALAPGVVSTNLTPDGQGRPGGMTFEVFLARMRTGRAEDGHILQFMPWPIYAKMRDDDLRAIYEYLRAIPHAEPGTALPPAP encoded by the coding sequence ATGAAGCACATCCAGATGGGACTCCGGGTAGCGGCCGGGGTGGCGCTCATCTCCATCGCCGGTGGCATCGCGGCGGGTTGCGGCGACGACGCGAGTGACGCCCCCTCGGACCAGCAGACCCAGACGCCCGTGGGCACCGAGGACCAGGACCGCATCGACAAGGGCGTGGCCATGTCCCCCGTCCAGCTCAACCTGACCGGGTTGGATCGCAACCTCGTGGGGTTGGGCAGCTACATCGTCAACGCGCAGTCGGCGTGCAACGACTGCCATACCAACCCGCCCTTCTCGACCGGGAGCGACCCGTTCCAGGGGCAGTTCGGACAGATCAACTCCGCGAACTTCCTCGCGGGTGGAATGGCGCTCGCACCGGGCGTCGTCTCCACCAACCTCACGCCCGATGGGCAGGGGCGCCCCGGCGGAATGACCTTCGAGGTCTTCCTGGCGCGGATGCGCACCGGTCGGGCGGAGGACGGGCACATCCTGCAGTTCATGCCCTGGCCCATCTACGCGAAGATGCGGGACGACGACCTGAGGGCCATCTACGAGTACCTCCGGGCCATCCCGCATGCGGAGCCGGGAACGGCCCTGCCCCCCGCGCCTTGA